In the Elusimicrobiota bacterium genome, ACGTCGGCTGCGGCCTGGCCGACCTGTACCCATTCCTGCGCCGACGCGGAGTGCTCCTGCGCTCGTACCGCGGGGCGGACATCAATCCGCGTCTGCTGGAAATCGCCGAAGGACGATATCCCGACTGCCGATTCGAAGAACGGGACATCATGCTCGCGCCGTACCGGAACCCGGTCGCCGACATCGTCGTCTCCCTGGGCGTGATCAACTTCAAGACCCCCGGACACGCGGCCTATACCCGGGAATTCATCCGCCGAACGTTCGCCGCGGCCCGCCGGATACTCGTCCTCAACGCGATCTCCGACGTGCACAACGACGATTATCCCCGCGAGGATTTCATCCATTACCATGCTCCGGCCGCGATTCTGTCTTTCGCGCAGACCCTGACGCCGTTCTGCTCTCTCATACACGACTACGAAGGGCTGCCCCAGCACGAATTCATGCTCGTCATGCGCAGGCGCCCGAAGGAGACCGATGCGCTCTAGCTCCCGGCGGCGCCCCCCGCCCCTCGCCGACATGCACGCACACATCCTTGAGCGCGCCGATACCGCGGCGGAGATGCGCGTCGCGGACCGTCCGGACTTCCCGGCCCTCGTTTCGGCGCTCGAGCTCCGACTGGGAGCGCGCGGCGTCGTCCGAGCCCTGGTCCACCTCCTCGACGGCCGCGTCATCGGACGGCCGCTGCCTCCCTCGCGCCGGCTGGCCTTCACGGCCCTCCTCGATTTCCGCACCGCGCGCGCGGAGGAGTCGGTCCGGAGGGCCCGCCGCGGCGGGCTGGCC is a window encoding:
- a CDS encoding class I SAM-dependent methyltransferase, translated to MTIDKAAVARINRQTVDRYDRRLSEKGPGAYALGWGKKRYQTKRFFDLLHALPAAEWRGRSVLDVGCGLADLYPFLRRRGVLLRSYRGADINPRLLEIAEGRYPDCRFEERDIMLAPYRNPVADIVVSLGVINFKTPGHAAYTREFIRRTFAAARRILVLNAISDVHNDDYPREDFIHYHAPAAILSFAQTLTPFCSLIHDYEGLPQHEFMLVMRRRPKETDAL